From a single Sorghum bicolor cultivar BTx623 chromosome 5, Sorghum_bicolor_NCBIv3, whole genome shotgun sequence genomic region:
- the LOC110435910 gene encoding fibrous sheath CABYR-binding protein-like: protein MPSSNRGWQSAWFYLQNDGGLLPKYTGKMVTEAPQKWVWGAPSEDQKRLAPLLAGLQKLREARVTAATVAIAFHKRSLLPLAQRRVPMFEMTRDVPWAGTRMLAEPISASDITARVEKTTHPEMKNSRVVPMRPEKGYISLGIGAVKDSLPPVPEDKEIRARNEEQKKVKEGKKAKVARRAERREVASKNRREAEKAGVAPPPSPETSVSEIEGGGGDAPGGGQPVPHIVVDDEDRAPREDSAPVGLQEGEKASEAEPKEAPQSVAPEGPAEPTPTSGTGAGAPVEVSQAEAVMAPPAPSAGEAGVRPSAPGAAGDPQGAPGSYKKSAPRASRKQKAPSLALAPLKAVTRAAQSTPGSARPASPPPPGYEEAGRHQGQDTGAPKPQGSEDADLGGAARPACAEASRAIVASSVAPEAPAAGREEEAGWGKSPGLDACGRVGVEALNRATQLVGRDMFNLAQALKATSQEKSTDLVGALSQLSRWHQSSAEYEKRAKVCEGYVLPDDETEAQEEVQRLEDAVAAPGDALATFFDDEIFV, encoded by the exons ATGCCATCGtcaaaccgggggtggcagagcgcGTGGTTCTACCTCCAGAATGACGGTGGTCTTCTGCCGAAGTACACCGGAAAGATGGTGACAGAGGCCCCCCAGAAGTGGGTGTGGGGTGCTCCGTCCGAAGATCAGAAGAGGCTTGCCCCGCTTCTTGCGGGGCTTCAGAAGCTACGAGAGGCCCGAGTCActgcggccacggtggcaataGCGTTCCATAAGAGGAGCctgcttccgctggcgcagcgccgggtgcccatgttcgagatgacccgggACGTCCCTTGGGCAGGGACGAGGATGTTAGCCGAGCCGATATCGGCCTCGGACATCACCGCCCGGGTCGAGAAGACGACGCACCCGGAGATGAAGAATTCTCGGGTGGTcccgatgcgccctgaaaagggctacatttccTTG GGGATCGGGGCCGTCAAGGACTCCCTGCCCCCTGTCCCGGAGGACAAAGAGATCCGGGCCCGGAACGAGGAGCAAAAGAAGGTCAAGGAAGGGAAGAAAGCTAAGGTGGCGCGAAGGGCGGAGAGACGGGAGGTCGCCTCCAAGAACCGccgtgaagccgagaaggcaGGGGTCGCCCCGCCTCCGTCTCCTGAGACTTcagtctcggagatagagggtgGGGGCGGCGAT GCACCGGGGGGCGGGCAGCCCGTCCCCCACATTGTTGTGGACGACGAGGACCGCGCCCCTCGTGAAGATTCGGCCCCCGTGGGCCTCcaagagggggagaaggcgtcAGAGGCCGAGCCCAAGGAGGCCCCTCAGTCGGTAGCGCCGGAGGGTCCGGCCGAGCCCACCCCAACGTCCGGGACGGGAGCTGGTGCCCCCGTGGAGGTGTCGCAGGCCGAGGCCGTCATGGCGCCCCCTGCGCCATCGGCGGGCGAGGCGGGGGTCCGGCCGTCGGCCCCAGGCGCCGCGGGAGACCCCCAAGGAGCCCCGGGCTCCTATAAGAAATCTGCTCCCCGGGCGAG CCGTAAGCAAAAAGCGCCTTCGTTGGCATTGGCCCCTCTGAAGGCCGTGACGAGGGCGGCTCAGTCTACTCCCGGGTCGGCTAGGCCtgcgtcgccgccgcctccagGCTACGAGGAGGCAGGGCGCCACCAGGGGCAAGACACGGGGGCGCCAAAGCCCCAAGGATCGGAGGACGCTGACCTCGGGGGTGCGGCCCGGCCTGCGTGCGCTGAGGCAAGCCGAGCCATCGTGGCGTCCAGCGTGGCGCCCGAGGCCCCCGCGGCGGGAAGGGAGGAGGAAGCTggatggggcaagagcccc ggtctaGATGCGTGTGGGCGCGTCGGGGTCGAGGCCCTTAACCGAGCTACCCAGCTCGTGGGTCGCGACATGTTTAATTTGGCTCAG gcgctcaaggccacCTCCCAGGAGAAGTCG ACCGACCTGGTCGGGGCTCTGAGCCAGTTGTcccgctggcatcagagctcggCGGAGTACGAGAAGCGCGCCAAGG tctgtgagggctacgttCTCCCGGATGATGAGactgaggcccaggaggaggtgcagaggcttgaGGATGCCGTGGCTGCCCCCGGAGATGCCTTGGCCACCTTCttcgatgacgag ATATTTGTGTAA